Proteins from a single region of Syntrophales bacterium:
- a CDS encoding SagB/ThcOx family dehydrogenase: MNGSVISLPKPAFRGMILEEVLEQRRSVRRFSTRGITRAELGQLLFAGQGITQHLRGRDLRTAPSAGATYPLELYAVVHSVEGLPRGIYRYLPEFHSLSVQKQGDFADPLTRACLGQEWIETADVALVITAVPDRILNSYGNRSTRYIYMEAGHTAQNILLEAVSLGLGGVPIGAFRDGDVNNIMALDGERETVVYLVTLGTR, from the coding sequence ATGAATGGTTCAGTTATTTCACTGCCGAAACCGGCATTCAGGGGAATGATTCTGGAGGAAGTCCTGGAACAGCGACGTTCCGTCCGCCGTTTTTCGACCCGGGGCATTACCCGGGCCGAACTCGGCCAGCTTCTTTTTGCCGGACAGGGGATAACACAGCACCTCCGGGGACGGGATCTTCGAACGGCCCCGTCGGCCGGCGCCACCTATCCTTTGGAACTCTATGCCGTCGTACACAGCGTGGAAGGATTACCCCGGGGCATCTACCGATACCTGCCGGAGTTCCACAGCCTGTCGGTACAAAAACAGGGAGACTTCGCTGACCCTCTCACGAGGGCATGCCTGGGCCAGGAGTGGATCGAGACAGCCGATGTCGCACTGGTCATAACCGCCGTTCCGGACCGCATCCTCAATTCCTACGGTAATCGGAGCACCCGATACATATACATGGAGGCGGGCCACACAGCACAGAATATTCTCCTGGAAGCCGTCTCCCTCGGACTGGGCGGCGTTCCCATCGGAGCCTTTCGCGACGGGGATGTCAACAACATCATGGCTCTCGACGGCGAGAGGGAAACCGTCGTTTACCTGGTCACCCTCGGTACCCGGTAG
- the hpt gene encoding hypoxanthine phosphoribosyltransferase yields MNSIRGSILFDKTRIAERVRELAAEISRDYEGKDLVIVAILKGAFMFLADLSRHISVGHVIDFARLASYGSGTESRGVAEIRMDMEIPVRGRDVLIVEDIIDTGITIAFFAERLKGRTPRSLRSCTLIDKKERRETEFQADYVGFSVRNGFVVGYGLDYDEQYRCLPDIYLLDETAIPGGDP; encoded by the coding sequence ATGAACAGCATCCGGGGGAGTATTCTCTTCGACAAAACCCGTATCGCGGAACGGGTTCGGGAGCTCGCCGCTGAAATCAGCCGTGACTACGAGGGGAAAGACCTGGTGATCGTAGCGATTCTGAAGGGTGCCTTTATGTTCCTTGCCGACCTCTCCCGTCATATTTCGGTCGGTCATGTCATCGATTTCGCCCGGCTGGCAAGCTACGGTTCCGGAACCGAAAGCCGGGGCGTCGCTGAAATCAGGATGGACATGGAAATCCCCGTGCGGGGCAGGGACGTTCTCATCGTCGAGGATATAATCGATACGGGGATAACGATCGCTTTTTTTGCCGAACGGCTCAAGGGAAGAACTCCCCGTTCCCTGCGTTCCTGCACACTGATCGACAAGAAAGAGCGCAGGGAAACGGAATTTCAAGCCGACTACGTGGGCTTTTCCGTCCGGAATGGATTTGTCGTAGGCTATGGACTTGACTATGATGAACAATACCGGTGTCTTCCCGACATATACCTGCTGGATGAAACCGCTATCCCGGGAGGTGACCCGTGA
- a CDS encoding zinc-ribbon domain-containing protein has product MIVQCPGCERRYRVSDEVVNKKRPVRFRCTRCGHIFSSPPGPIRAVGEDPVTGQPRLPEESDFRRIAELLDDIKSGEAEPDDGLKGKRDVTDTAPMEEPDGYDTLPAPGQRSPLVSGWFIFLVICLAGVVATLVFWQSPPVRTSVTAGFAKVFSSLEEWIGSRDTTLSMDAVRQNIELVDIQESVHNNWITGKILLIEGIAVNRNDVPLSAIRVRGTLMAADKRTVAETEAYCGNLLSGGELRNLTKKEIERELLMPSGRDQRGVTIPPGGPIPFMLAFINPPEEAGHFAVELVDITLPRREDRR; this is encoded by the coding sequence GTGATTGTTCAATGTCCCGGCTGTGAACGTCGGTATCGCGTCAGTGACGAAGTGGTTAACAAAAAGCGGCCGGTTCGTTTCAGGTGTACCCGGTGCGGTCATATATTTTCATCCCCTCCCGGACCCATCCGGGCCGTTGGCGAAGACCCGGTGACCGGACAGCCCCGCCTTCCTGAAGAAAGTGACTTCAGGCGCATTGCTGAACTGCTCGATGACATCAAGAGCGGAGAAGCCGAACCCGATGACGGGCTGAAGGGAAAGCGGGACGTTACCGACACTGCACCAATGGAAGAGCCCGATGGTTACGATACACTGCCGGCCCCGGGGCAACGGAGCCCGCTCGTCTCGGGCTGGTTCATCTTCCTGGTAATCTGTCTTGCAGGTGTTGTCGCGACGCTCGTTTTCTGGCAGAGCCCCCCCGTCAGAACATCGGTAACAGCCGGATTCGCAAAGGTATTTTCGTCACTCGAGGAATGGATCGGATCACGGGACACAACCCTGTCGATGGATGCGGTCCGGCAGAACATCGAACTCGTGGATATCCAGGAATCAGTTCACAATAACTGGATCACCGGTAAAATTCTTCTTATCGAGGGAATCGCCGTCAACAGGAACGATGTCCCCCTGTCCGCGATACGGGTGCGGGGCACATTGATGGCTGCCGACAAACGTACAGTTGCTGAAACGGAAGCCTACTGCGGCAACCTGCTCTCCGGTGGTGAATTGCGCAACCTTACGAAGAAAGAGATCGAGCGCGAGCTTCTGATGCCTTCCGGCAGGGATCAGAGGGGCGTAACGATCCCTCCGGGCGGTCCCATACCTTTCATGCTCGCCTTTATCAATCCCCCGGAAGAAGCGGGCCATTTTGCTGTTGAGCTGGTGGATATCACGCTTCCCCGTCGGGAAGACAGGCGTTGA
- a CDS encoding L-threonylcarbamoyladenylate synthase, translating into MSRLIIPIGPADPAGNAVDEAVIILARGGVVAYPTETFYGLGADGTNESAIGRIFEIKGRGRQIPLSVIIGDRSDLGRLVAKIPEGARKLADAFWPGAITILFDALPDVPGILTAGTGKIGVRLSSNPVAALLARRLGRPLTATSANPSGFPECTSADEVLATLGNSVDAVIDGGVTPGGSGSTIIDVTVEPPLVIREGVLAVTAIDAVLGRR; encoded by the coding sequence ATGAGCAGGCTGATCATACCCATCGGCCCCGCCGACCCTGCCGGGAACGCCGTCGATGAAGCTGTCATTATCCTGGCACGGGGGGGAGTGGTTGCCTATCCAACGGAAACCTTTTACGGTTTGGGTGCCGACGGGACCAATGAAAGCGCTATCGGACGGATTTTCGAGATCAAGGGCCGGGGCCGGCAGATTCCCCTTTCCGTGATCATCGGTGACCGGTCGGATCTGGGGCGTCTGGTTGCAAAGATTCCCGAAGGGGCACGGAAACTGGCCGACGCGTTCTGGCCCGGTGCCATAACCATACTTTTCGACGCCCTGCCGGACGTACCGGGGATTCTGACGGCGGGTACGGGGAAAATCGGGGTTCGTCTGTCGAGCAATCCCGTGGCCGCGCTTCTTGCCCGTCGGTTGGGCCGTCCGTTGACGGCCACCAGCGCCAATCCCTCAGGATTCCCGGAATGCACTTCCGCCGATGAGGTTCTGGCAACCCTCGGGAATAGCGTGGATGCCGTAATCGATGGAGGCGTCACTCCGGGGGGATCCGGGTCCACAATTATTGACGTGACCGTCGAGCCGCCGCTGGTTATCAGGGAGGGGGTTCTGGCGGTGACGGCAATCGACGCGGTTCTCGGGAGGCGATAA
- the purE gene encoding 5-(carboxyamino)imidazole ribonucleotide mutase has translation MSSEQTPLVSVLMGSDSDYSVMKEALNLLEQFDIPCEAVLTSAHRSPERTGRFCAEAVERGVRVIIAGAGAAAHLAGVIASLTTLPVIGVPIDSSPLRGLDALLSTVQMPGGVPVATMAIGKAGATNGALMAVRILALNDASLQVKLRDYAQHMARGLEEKQKTLGS, from the coding sequence ATGTCTTCAGAACAAACACCGCTTGTCAGCGTCCTCATGGGGAGTGATTCAGACTACTCCGTCATGAAAGAAGCCCTCAACCTGCTGGAACAGTTTGATATTCCCTGCGAGGCCGTTCTGACCTCGGCACACCGTTCTCCTGAACGAACAGGCCGGTTCTGTGCCGAAGCTGTGGAGCGCGGGGTCCGGGTCATTATTGCGGGCGCCGGTGCCGCCGCGCACCTGGCCGGTGTTATCGCCTCGTTGACGACACTTCCCGTTATCGGTGTTCCCATCGACTCCTCACCGCTGAGGGGTCTCGATGCCCTGCTTTCCACGGTGCAGATGCCGGGCGGTGTTCCCGTGGCTACCATGGCCATCGGAAAAGCAGGCGCCACAAATGGCGCTCTCATGGCAGTCCGGATACTTGCCCTGAATGACGCATCGCTCCAGGTGAAACTGAGGGACTATGCGCAGCATATGGCGCGCGGTCTGGAAGAAAAGCAGAAGACTCTCGGCTCATGA
- the purH gene encoding bifunctional phosphoribosylaminoimidazolecarboxamide formyltransferase/IMP cyclohydrolase encodes MKNNIRRVLISVTDKRGIVDFAVELAKFDIEILSTGGTAARLRENGIAVTDVSDYTGFPEMMDGRLKTLHPNIHGGILALRNNEDHMTALKKHGMGLIDMVVINLYRFQDTVAREGCTLEEAVEQIDIGGPAMLRAAAKNWPYVTVVTDPADYDPVLREMKETGGALSRNTNYALAVKTFQLTARYDGAISNYLGRTGPDGETRDFPDTLTLQFEKAQNLRYGENPHQKAAFYREGDLSLSSIAAARQVQGKELSYNNIMDSDAAWQAVSDFTMPAAVIIKHANPCGAATADASLREAYVKAVETDPVSAFGGIVSFNRPVDGATAEELAKIFLEVIIAPGFEPAAREILADRKNVRLLEIPATTGAEPPALDFRRVTGGLLVQERDAVVDDVRAARVVTKRAPTEEEYQALDFAWKVVKHVKSNAIVFAAKDQLVGVGAGQMSRVDSVEIARMKAQLPTEGTVLASDAFFPFRDGIDMAAKAGVTAIIQPGGSIRDEDAIAAADEQGMAMIFTGRRHFKH; translated from the coding sequence ATGAAAAACAATATCAGACGGGTATTGATCAGCGTGACGGACAAGAGGGGCATTGTTGACTTTGCCGTGGAACTGGCGAAATTTGATATTGAGATACTGTCCACGGGGGGGACGGCCGCACGGTTACGGGAGAACGGCATTGCTGTTACGGATGTGTCCGATTATACAGGTTTTCCAGAAATGATGGATGGGCGGCTGAAGACACTCCACCCCAACATCCATGGAGGAATCCTGGCTCTCAGAAACAATGAAGACCATATGACCGCCCTGAAAAAACACGGCATGGGCCTCATCGACATGGTGGTCATCAATCTCTACCGTTTTCAGGACACGGTGGCCCGTGAAGGGTGTACCCTTGAAGAAGCCGTGGAACAAATCGATATCGGAGGGCCCGCCATGCTGCGGGCGGCGGCAAAGAACTGGCCCTATGTGACTGTTGTTACCGATCCCGCCGATTATGATCCCGTGCTGCGGGAAATGAAGGAAACGGGAGGTGCCCTTTCGAGAAACACCAATTACGCGCTGGCCGTGAAAACCTTCCAACTGACAGCCCGTTATGACGGCGCCATATCAAACTATCTGGGCAGGACCGGTCCCGACGGGGAGACACGGGATTTCCCCGACACGTTGACCCTCCAGTTCGAGAAGGCCCAGAATCTGCGGTACGGTGAAAATCCTCACCAGAAAGCGGCTTTTTATCGGGAAGGCGACCTGTCTCTGTCATCCATCGCAGCGGCCCGGCAGGTTCAGGGCAAGGAGCTTTCTTATAACAATATCATGGACAGTGACGCCGCCTGGCAAGCAGTTTCAGACTTCACAATGCCCGCGGCGGTCATCATAAAACACGCCAATCCCTGCGGTGCCGCCACAGCGGACGCGAGCCTTCGGGAGGCCTATGTAAAAGCTGTGGAAACAGACCCCGTTTCAGCCTTCGGTGGAATCGTCAGTTTTAACAGACCCGTAGACGGGGCAACAGCCGAGGAGTTGGCGAAGATATTCCTCGAGGTCATTATCGCGCCGGGATTCGAACCGGCGGCCCGGGAAATTCTGGCCGACAGGAAAAATGTGCGCCTGCTCGAGATTCCCGCGACAACGGGGGCGGAACCGCCTGCTCTTGATTTCAGGCGTGTCACCGGGGGGCTCCTGGTACAGGAACGGGACGCCGTCGTTGACGACGTTCGGGCCGCCCGGGTTGTGACGAAACGTGCCCCGACGGAGGAAGAATACCAGGCTCTCGATTTTGCGTGGAAAGTTGTCAAGCACGTGAAATCGAACGCTATTGTCTTTGCCGCGAAGGATCAACTCGTAGGGGTGGGAGCCGGCCAGATGAGCCGGGTGGACTCGGTGGAAATCGCGCGCATGAAAGCCCAGCTCCCCACGGAGGGAACGGTCCTCGCATCGGACGCCTTTTTCCCCTTCCGGGACGGCATAGACATGGCGGCAAAGGCGGGCGTGACGGCCATCATCCAGCCCGGCGGCTCCATCCGGGATGAAGACGCCATTGCTGCGGCCGATGAACAGGGCATGGCGATGATCTTTACGGGACGTCGCCACTTCAAGCACTGA
- the purD gene encoding phosphoribosylamine--glycine ligase — translation MVSVLLIGHGAREHVIAETFERSARCGAIYSWMKSNNPGIAALSTETRLGHYGDLDGIVQFARTGKVDFALVGPEDPLNRGAVDALLEAGIPSVGPTKSLARLETSKMFTRNLLEKYGIPGNPLFRTFSSMDGVEEFIGGFASGAVIKPDGLTGGKGVMVEGDHFTGIEQALSLCEAILKQYGSVLVEEKLEGEEYSLQCFCDGKTVVPMPAVQDHKRRFAGDEGPNTGGMGSYSAGDHSLPFLRLEDIAEGRAITEQVADAVYRETGSPYKGIMYGGFMVTAGGVRLLEYNARFGDPEAMNVLPLLKTDFVDLCMAVIDGTLSGLPIEFEKKATVCKYVVPRAYGLPADHPDGDSRAAKIIIGRTSGVRVYYSSVDQRDDGLYMTSSRALGVVGIADDLPAAEKRAERAVASISGPVDHRSDIGTAALINRRIEHMKKIRG, via the coding sequence ATGGTATCTGTTCTTTTGATTGGACATGGAGCCAGGGAACACGTCATTGCCGAGACCTTCGAAAGGTCGGCCCGATGCGGCGCCATCTATTCCTGGATGAAATCCAACAATCCCGGCATTGCCGCCCTGTCCACTGAAACCCGTCTGGGGCACTACGGTGACCTTGATGGTATCGTTCAGTTTGCCAGGACCGGAAAGGTCGACTTTGCCCTTGTCGGTCCCGAAGACCCTCTCAACAGGGGGGCTGTTGACGCGCTCCTGGAGGCCGGGATCCCCTCGGTCGGTCCGACGAAATCCCTTGCCCGACTGGAAACATCAAAGATGTTCACCCGAAATCTCCTGGAAAAATACGGAATTCCGGGTAATCCGCTCTTTCGGACCTTTTCTTCAATGGATGGAGTAGAGGAATTCATCGGGGGGTTCGCTTCCGGGGCCGTGATAAAGCCCGACGGCCTCACCGGAGGGAAGGGGGTCATGGTGGAAGGGGATCACTTCACCGGCATTGAACAGGCCCTGTCTCTCTGCGAAGCGATCCTGAAGCAGTATGGTTCGGTGCTCGTGGAAGAAAAACTGGAGGGTGAGGAGTACTCCCTCCAGTGCTTCTGTGACGGGAAAACAGTGGTTCCCATGCCCGCCGTGCAAGATCACAAGCGACGTTTCGCCGGTGACGAGGGGCCGAATACGGGCGGCATGGGTTCCTATTCCGCCGGCGACCACAGCCTTCCCTTCCTCCGCCTTGAAGATATTGCCGAGGGGCGGGCCATCACGGAACAGGTTGCCGACGCCGTCTATCGCGAGACGGGGTCGCCCTACAAGGGAATCATGTACGGCGGCTTCATGGTCACCGCCGGGGGCGTACGGCTTCTGGAATACAACGCCCGTTTCGGGGATCCCGAGGCGATGAACGTTCTGCCCCTGCTGAAGACGGATTTTGTTGATCTCTGCATGGCTGTCATCGACGGTACGTTGTCCGGGCTTCCCATAGAGTTCGAAAAGAAGGCAACGGTCTGCAAATATGTGGTTCCCCGGGCTTATGGCTTGCCGGCGGACCACCCCGACGGAGACTCGCGGGCGGCGAAAATAATCATCGGTCGAACATCGGGCGTGCGTGTGTATTATTCCTCCGTGGATCAGCGGGACGATGGTCTCTACATGACCTCCTCCCGGGCCTTGGGTGTGGTTGGTATCGCCGACGATCTTCCTGCGGCGGAGAAACGAGCCGAGAGAGCCGTCGCGTCAATCAGCGGTCCCGTGGACCATCGTTCCGATATAGGGACCGCGGCCCTGATCAACCGACGCATCGAGCATATGAAAAAAATCAGGGGCTGA
- the gltX gene encoding glutamate--tRNA ligase, whose amino-acid sequence MSTDDSSMRGDVRVRFAPSPTGYLHVGGLRTALFNYLFARRNKGTFILRIEDTDQKRSIPGAVEKLISTLRAVGIDYDEGPDAGGACGPYVQSERIDLYRDHAEQLIESDMAYRCFCDENRLEELRRHQKKLKQPTMYDGYCRDLSPDDGAKKLDAGTPFVIRLKFPREGRTVFDDVVRRRVAVDNILVDDQILIKSDGFPTYHLANVVDDHFMGITHVIRGEEWLSSVPKHIFMYKAFGWDVPTLVHLPLLLNPDRSKLSKRQGDVAVESYLDRGYLPEALINFISLLGWHPSDDQEIFSLEELTAAFSLERINKAGAVFDVDKLNWMNGWYIRNSDISVIAERSRPFFEAAGFDVSNRDTFVKVVTVARDYVSFLEEIVDRGRMFYEDLVFTDEQLELLGREQSRRIFASLADALGGQPEWTRDDSDAFIRKSMGELGLKGKQFFFPLRLALFGNTHGPDIPTLIDILGPVETIRRVRRAMETG is encoded by the coding sequence ATGAGCACAGACGACAGCAGTATGCGGGGTGATGTTCGGGTCCGGTTCGCGCCCAGCCCCACGGGCTATCTCCACGTGGGAGGTTTGAGAACGGCCCTTTTTAATTATCTCTTTGCCCGTCGGAACAAGGGCACCTTCATTCTGAGGATCGAGGATACAGATCAGAAACGCTCCATACCGGGGGCCGTGGAAAAACTGATATCCACACTCAGGGCTGTGGGAATCGATTATGATGAAGGTCCCGACGCGGGGGGCGCCTGCGGGCCCTATGTCCAGTCGGAACGCATAGACCTGTACCGGGATCACGCGGAACAACTGATCGAATCGGACATGGCCTACCGGTGCTTCTGTGACGAAAACCGGCTGGAAGAGCTTCGCAGACACCAGAAAAAACTCAAACAGCCGACCATGTATGACGGATACTGCCGGGATCTTTCACCCGACGATGGGGCGAAAAAGCTCGATGCCGGCACGCCGTTCGTCATCCGTCTCAAGTTCCCCCGGGAAGGGCGGACTGTCTTCGACGATGTGGTGCGCCGGAGAGTGGCCGTGGACAACATCCTTGTGGATGATCAGATCCTGATCAAGTCCGACGGTTTCCCAACCTATCACCTGGCCAACGTGGTGGACGACCATTTCATGGGTATAACCCACGTCATCCGTGGAGAAGAATGGCTTTCGAGTGTCCCCAAGCACATCTTCATGTACAAGGCCTTCGGTTGGGACGTTCCTACCCTTGTCCATCTCCCCCTGCTTCTCAATCCCGACCGGAGTAAACTGAGCAAACGACAGGGTGATGTAGCCGTGGAAAGCTATCTCGACAGGGGCTATCTTCCGGAAGCCCTGATTAATTTCATCTCTTTGCTTGGATGGCATCCATCGGATGACCAGGAAATATTTTCACTGGAAGAACTGACGGCGGCCTTTTCACTGGAGAGAATCAACAAGGCAGGCGCGGTGTTCGACGTTGACAAACTGAACTGGATGAACGGCTGGTACATTCGCAACAGTGATATATCGGTCATCGCCGAGCGGTCTCGCCCTTTTTTCGAAGCCGCGGGTTTCGACGTTTCGAACCGGGACACCTTTGTCAAGGTGGTCACCGTCGCCCGGGACTACGTGTCGTTCCTTGAGGAAATAGTGGACCGGGGTCGAATGTTTTATGAAGACCTGGTTTTTACCGACGAACAGCTGGAACTTCTGGGCCGGGAGCAATCGAGACGCATTTTTGCCTCCCTGGCGGACGCGCTTGGAGGACAACCAGAATGGACCCGTGACGACAGTGACGCCTTCATCAGGAAATCTATGGGAGAGCTGGGGCTGAAGGGTAAACAGTTTTTTTTCCCTCTTCGGCTTGCGCTGTTCGGCAATACCCATGGACCCGATATTCCGACACTCATCGACATTCTTGGACCTGTTGAGACAATCCGGCGCGTGCGTCGGGCAATGGAAACCGGCTGA
- a CDS encoding TrpB-like pyridoxal phosphate-dependent enzyme has product MQETKIILQDNEIPRQWYNVLADVPTPMSPPLHPGTGQPLAPDDMARIFPMNLIEQEMSPDRWIDIPDEVLAKLLLWRPSPLYRAHNFEKLLDAPVKIYYKNEGVSPAGSHKPNTAVAQVYYNRQFGIKKISTETGAGQWGSALAMACNMFGIECRVFMVRVSYDQKPYRRLMMQTWGANCFASPSNITEVGRGVLAEHPDSPGSLGIAISEAIEDIYDTDDARYSLGSVLNHVLLHQSIIGLEAQRQFEKIGLYPDVVIGCAGGGSNFAGLSTPFVRDKIHGKEVSVIAAEPTSCPTLTRGPYAYDFGDLAMKTPLLAMHTLGHDYVPPPIHAGGLRFHGMAPIVSHLVKEGLVEARAYNQMETFDAGVRWARSEGFIPAPETDHAIAAVVEEARRAQEEGREKVILFNWSGHGLIDLPSYDAYLTGKLVNYNMPEEDIDRARATVAQFPKPR; this is encoded by the coding sequence ATGCAGGAAACAAAAATTATCTTACAGGACAATGAAATTCCCCGGCAGTGGTATAATGTCCTGGCTGACGTTCCGACACCCATGAGTCCGCCTCTTCATCCCGGAACCGGCCAGCCTCTGGCACCGGACGATATGGCCCGTATATTCCCCATGAATCTCATCGAACAGGAAATGAGTCCTGATCGATGGATCGATATTCCGGACGAGGTTCTCGCAAAATTACTGCTCTGGAGACCGAGCCCCCTCTATCGGGCCCACAATTTCGAGAAGCTCCTCGACGCTCCCGTCAAGATCTACTACAAGAACGAAGGAGTGAGCCCCGCCGGGTCTCATAAACCGAACACCGCCGTGGCTCAGGTTTACTACAACAGGCAATTCGGCATTAAGAAAATTTCCACTGAAACCGGCGCCGGCCAGTGGGGAAGCGCTCTCGCAATGGCCTGTAACATGTTCGGCATTGAGTGCCGGGTTTTCATGGTCCGGGTCAGCTACGACCAGAAACCCTACCGGCGACTGATGATGCAGACCTGGGGCGCCAATTGCTTTGCCAGTCCCAGCAACATAACGGAGGTGGGACGAGGCGTCCTGGCCGAACATCCGGATTCTCCCGGCAGTCTCGGCATTGCCATCAGCGAGGCCATCGAGGACATCTACGACACGGATGATGCCCGCTACTCCTTGGGAAGCGTTCTTAACCACGTCCTGCTTCACCAGAGCATCATCGGCCTGGAAGCGCAGCGCCAGTTCGAGAAAATCGGTCTTTATCCCGATGTAGTCATCGGTTGTGCCGGTGGTGGCAGCAACTTTGCCGGACTTTCTACCCCCTTCGTGCGGGACAAAATCCACGGCAAGGAAGTATCCGTTATTGCGGCAGAACCGACCTCGTGTCCAACGCTGACCAGGGGACCCTACGCCTATGATTTCGGCGATCTGGCCATGAAAACACCCCTTCTGGCAATGCATACCCTCGGCCATGATTACGTCCCTCCCCCCATCCATGCCGGCGGGCTCCGTTTTCACGGCATGGCACCCATTGTCAGTCATCTGGTCAAAGAGGGTCTTGTCGAAGCCCGGGCCTACAATCAGATGGAAACCTTCGACGCCGGCGTCAGGTGGGCCAGATCGGAAGGCTTCATTCCCGCTCCGGAGACAGACCACGCCATCGCGGCGGTTGTTGAAGAAGCGCGAAGAGCTCAGGAGGAAGGCAGGGAAAAGGTCATTCTTTTCAACTGGAGCGGCCATGGCCTGATTGATCTTCCCTCCTACGACGCCTATCTGACGGGCAAGCTGGTAAACTATAATATGCCCGAAGAAGACATTGATAGGGCCCGGGCCACGGTTGCACAGTTTCCCAAGCCCCGATGA
- a CDS encoding replication-associated recombination protein A, whose translation MSSRFDKSTKKGHNTLEMKLFPDEESGTTSPCGTMSPQAPLADRMRPGKISEYVGQAHILGMDGILRRLLRQERLFSIILWGPPGSGKTTLARLVAQETGACFETFSAVLSGVKEIRTVIDRAKERLRYGDGQTILFVDEIHRFNKAQQDAFLPYVEEGLITLMGATTENPSFEIIAPLLSRVRVLVLNPLSIEDLAEIMKRALDDSERGLGGRGLSLDPQALDYLARSSDGDARSALNSLETAAALVAEDPASRGCITLAVAEKALQRRSLRYDKTGEEHYNLISAFHKSLRSSDPDGALYWLARMLDSGEHPLYIARRMVRFASEDVGLADPTALPVSLAAMEAFRFLGLPEADLALAEAAVYLATAPKSNALYRAMGNVRQTIEKTGSLPVPMDVRNAPTKLMKDLGYGTGYKYAHDYPHGQVHQASLPDELRGSTFYSPTDRGYEARIRERLRLWKTIRDRTEASPDEKRDTSRNDT comes from the coding sequence ATGTCATCCCGCTTCGACAAGAGTACTAAAAAAGGGCACAACACCCTGGAAATGAAGCTTTTCCCCGACGAGGAGTCGGGAACGACTTCACCCTGCGGGACAATGTCCCCGCAGGCTCCTCTGGCCGACAGGATGCGCCCCGGAAAGATTTCGGAGTATGTGGGACAGGCACACATCCTGGGAATGGACGGCATCCTGCGCCGCCTGCTCCGGCAGGAGCGCCTGTTCTCAATTATTTTATGGGGTCCCCCGGGATCGGGAAAAACGACTCTTGCCCGTCTCGTGGCACAGGAAACGGGAGCCTGCTTCGAGACCTTCTCGGCCGTTCTCTCGGGGGTAAAAGAAATCAGGACCGTCATCGATCGGGCAAAGGAACGGCTGCGCTACGGCGACGGGCAGACAATTCTTTTCGTCGACGAGATTCACCGGTTCAACAAGGCCCAGCAGGACGCTTTTCTTCCCTACGTTGAAGAGGGGCTCATTACGCTCATGGGGGCTACGACGGAAAATCCCTCTTTTGAGATCATCGCCCCTCTTCTCTCAAGGGTGCGGGTTCTGGTTCTCAATCCACTCTCCATCGAGGACCTGGCCGAAATCATGAAACGGGCCCTGGATGATTCAGAACGGGGCTTGGGAGGGCGCGGGCTTTCGCTTGACCCGCAGGCCCTCGATTACCTGGCGCGCTCATCGGACGGTGACGCCCGATCAGCCCTCAACAGCCTCGAGACGGCGGCTGCACTGGTTGCTGAAGATCCGGCTTCGAGGGGATGCATAACCCTGGCTGTGGCCGAGAAGGCCCTTCAGCGACGTTCTCTTCGCTATGACAAGACGGGAGAAGAGCATTACAATCTCATATCCGCATTTCACAAGAGCCTCCGGAGCAGTGACCCCGACGGGGCTCTTTACTGGCTCGCCCGGATGCTCGATTCGGGCGAACATCCTTTATATATAGCCCGGAGAATGGTGCGGTTCGCCTCGGAAGATGTGGGCCTCGCCGACCCGACGGCGCTCCCGGTGTCCCTTGCCGCCATGGAGGCCTTCCGGTTCCTGGGTCTGCCCGAAGCCGACCTGGCCCTGGCCGAAGCGGCGGTCTACCTGGCGACGGCTCCCAAGAGCAATGCCCTGTACCGGGCCATGGGAAATGTCCGGCAGACCATAGAAAAAACGGGTTCTCTCCCGGTTCCCATGGATGTGCGAAACGCTCCCACGAAGCTCATGAAGGACCTGGGATACGGTACGGGCTACAAGTACGCTCACGACTATCCCCATGGACAGGTACACCAGGCATCGCTTCCCGATGAGCTGCGGGGATCGACCTTCTACAGCCCCACCGATCGGGGTTATGAAGCCCGGATTCGCGAACGGCTGCGGTTATGGAAAACTA